The Dokdonia sp. 4H-3-7-5 genomic interval GCATTGCGGGTGCAAATATAATAGCATTTATTATATATGCAACCCTTTTTTTAAAAAAATTATAGCTTATTAATACGGTCTATAAGTGCCTGCCCTTCCTTCTCAAGATCTACACGTACTGCCACTAGATTTTTACCTCTATTCTCTACTTTACGGTCGTTTACTTTTGTAATTAAAGTGTCAAAAGTTGCGATAGCATCATCTATAATCGCTTCACTTTCCTTTCTGTCTGCCTTAGGATTAAGTGCTTCCCAAACATATACTGCGTCAATGATGTCACCTAGTACAAAATTGATATCCTTTTTTAAATCTCTAATATTTGCCATTGTTCTAATTTTGACTGCAAAAGTAGTTTAATTTATAATCATGAACCTTACATTTTTATGTAAAATCACGTCACACTTATAATAGTAAGTACAATCTTAGGGTGCTTACTGTTTCTTGCGCTCCTCTATAAGCTTCTTGAGCTGCTTCCCGTATTTAGAATTTCTAGTTTTTCTAGGGAAAGTTTTATATAAAGTGTCTAGGTAAGGAGTGGTAGCATCTGGTATCTGGGTCATTACAAGGTAAGGAGCAATCTCAAGTTCCTTGTTTGTTGTTGCAAAGTTACCCGTGTATAGATACTTTCTTTTAAGTAGTTGCTGTAAAGAATCATCATAAGCAAGAATCTCTTCTTGATCATCTCGCTGTCTAGCGTTAAAAGAACCTTTTATAAGATCTAGATTCTTATCATTAAACTGCTTGTTCATATTTTTAAACTGCGTCCAGTGCATCTGGTTTTCAGACCCTGTTACAGCAGCAAATCCTTCAAAGTTTTTAAGAGAAGTAGTGATATTAATAGTACCAGCCTCTGCAAAGAAAGGAATACGGTCATCATAACCAGACTCATCTGCCTTATCAAGGTGTAAGTAATACACCTCTGGTTCTTTTACGTCAAGTATAAACTCAAATTCTGGCTCACCATCTATTACTAGCGAGTCTAGATTTACAAGCATGGTGTCTTGTATATACTGTACATATAAAGTTCCTTTTTTAAGACCTTTTACCGTTCCAGTGACTGTAAGATTTCCTGTTTTTGAACATGAAACCATCAAGATGCTTAATAAGAGAATGTATGCTATTTTATTCATAATTGGTTTTAATTATAGACGGCAAATATGCTACTATTTTACATATAATACTAGCCCGCAGCTGCCATTTCCATTAAAATTGTACAGAGTATCGCACCATAAGTTCCCACCACATAGCCAAAAACTGCTAGCAACACACCCACACTAGCTAGCGATGGGTGAAACTCTGCCGCGACAATAGGAGCAGAGGCTGCGCCACCCACGTTTGCCTGGCTTCCCACAGCAAGAAAGAAAAAGGGTGCTCTTATAAGTTTTGCCACCAGTATGAGGAGTCCCGCATGTATACCCATCCACACAAAACCTATGGCAATAAGCCCTGGGTTTTCAAAAATAGTGGTGAGATCCATTTTCATCCCTATACTCGCAACAAGTATGTAAATAAACACACTGCCTATTTTACTTGCACCGGCACCTTCATAATTTTTGGCTTTTGTAAAAGAGAGTAAAATCCCTATCGCAGTTGCAATCGTGACCATCCAGAAAAAAGTAGAGCCAAAGGATGCAAGCGCAGAGTCCTTTGGGATATCAGAAAATAAAGCGCTCATACCACCGGCTCCCCAGTGTGCAATACCCACTGCGCCAAAGGCAAGACCTAGCATAACCATAAGGTCAGAAAGCGTCGGGTTTCTCTTCACCCCTTCGGCAAAGGTGGAGACGCGTTCCTTGAGCACTTCTATCGCACTATTATCTGCATTAAGCCATTTATCTATGCGGTTGCTTTTACCTATACCTAGTAAAATTATGGCCATCCACACATTTGCCACCACAATATCTACCAGTACCATACCACCGTATTTTTCTGGATTGTATTTATAAATCTCAAGCATCGCGGCTTGATTTGCACCACCGCCTATCCAGCTTCCCGCCAGAGTAGAGAGGCCACGCCATATTGCATCTGGTCCAGCACCACCCACCGTTTCTGGTGATACGGAAGAGATGAGAAGTATCGCTAGCGGGCCACCTATCACAATCCCTATCGTTCCTGTAAAAAACATGATAAGCGCCTTAGGGCCTAGGTTTACAATTGCCTTAAGGTCTATACTAAGCGTCATAAGCACCAGCGATGCGGGTAGCAAGTAACGACTCGCCACATAATACAGTTGGCTACTCTCTGCATCTATCAGCCCGAGACTATTAAAAATCGCAGGGATGAGATAGCATAGCAGTAG includes:
- a CDS encoding DUF819 domain-containing protein; protein product: MENTPYFTNDAIVFGLIALALAFIFYTSSKKTGFWGKFYGIVPALLLCYLIPAIFNSLGLIDAESSQLYYVASRYLLPASLVLMTLSIDLKAIVNLGPKALIMFFTGTIGIVIGGPLAILLISSVSPETVGGAGPDAIWRGLSTLAGSWIGGGANQAAMLEIYKYNPEKYGGMVLVDIVVANVWMAIILLGIGKSNRIDKWLNADNSAIEVLKERVSTFAEGVKRNPTLSDLMVMLGLAFGAVGIAHWGAGGMSALFSDIPKDSALASFGSTFFWMVTIATAIGILLSFTKAKNYEGAGASKIGSVFIYILVASIGMKMDLTTIFENPGLIAIGFVWMGIHAGLLILVAKLIRAPFFFLAVGSQANVGGAASAPIVAAEFHPSLASVGVLLAVFGYVVGTYGAILCTILMEMAAAG
- a CDS encoding DUF4369 domain-containing protein — translated: MNKIAYILLLSILMVSCSKTGNLTVTGTVKGLKKGTLYVQYIQDTMLVNLDSLVIDGEPEFEFILDVKEPEVYYLHLDKADESGYDDRIPFFAEAGTINITTSLKNFEGFAAVTGSENQMHWTQFKNMNKQFNDKNLDLIKGSFNARQRDDQEEILAYDDSLQQLLKRKYLYTGNFATTNKELEIAPYLVMTQIPDATTPYLDTLYKTFPRKTRNSKYGKQLKKLIEERKKQ